TTTACCTAATTTTAACCCTCACAACGATCAGCAAACAATCTTCCGGAATTGAAAATTGTATCCCAAATAAAGGAGCCCGTAAGCGGGGAAATGGAACTTTTTGAACAAAAGTTCTTTGATTCTATGTCTTCAAAGGTGGCGCTTTTAAACCGAATCACTTATTATATCGTCAATAGAAAAGGAAAACAAATGCGACCTATGTTTGTTTTTCTGACTGCAAAAATGGTCAATAACGGCGAGGTGAATGAACGCACTTACAGAGGTGCGTCTGTCATCGAACTTATCCATACGGCTTCCCTGGTTCACGACGACGTAGTGGATGAAAGTTATAAGAGAAGGGGATTTTTTTCCATCAATGCCTTGTGGAAAAATAAAATTGCGGTACTGGTTGGAGATTATTTATTGTCTAAAGGGATGCTGCTATCGGTGGAGCACGGGGATTTTGATTTGCTCAGGATCATTTCGGTGGCGATCAGGGAGATCAGCGAAGGAGAATTACTTCAATTGGAAAAAGCCAGACGTCTTGATATCGACGAAGCAGTCTATTACGATATCATCAGGCAAAAAACAGCGACACTAATTGCCGCCTGTTGCAGCCTTGGGGCCTGCTCCGTAAAACCCGACTCACCCCATGTTGAAACCTTCCGCAAGTTTGGGGAATTGTGCGGGATGGCTTTTCAGATAAAGGATGATCTCTTCGACTATGGAGAAACAAAAATTGGCAAGCCTACAGGTATTGACATCAAGGAACAGAAAATGACCCTTCCCCTCATTTATGCCCTTAACAATTCAACTGAAAAGGAAAAACGCTGGCTTATCAATTCGGTAAAAAATCACAACAAGGATAAAAGGCGTGTAAAAGAAGTAATTGAATTTGTGAAGGATAAGGGTGGCTTGGAGTACGCCGAATCCAAAATGCACGCCTACCAGGAAGAGGCTCTTCAATTGCTCGATGCATATCCCAACTCGCCATACAAAGAGGCCTTGCAGCTGATGGTCAACTATGTGGTTGATCGCAAAAAGTAAGCTAAGAAGGCTCTACAAAGAAAAATTCTTAATTTTTTTTACACCCAGGCAACGTTTTTGATGTATAAATCGTCTATAGGAATAGAAGGACACACTACATGAAGATTATTTCATTGTACGAGAACGAAAAGGCCACCCTTAGAAAAGCAGTGAGGGGAAACCGGAATGCACAGCGTATGATTTACGAAAAGTATTCCCCTAAAATGCTCTCTGTGTGCAGGCAATATATCAAAGATCTTCATTTCGCCGAGGATGTGATGATCGGTGGTTTTGTAAAAGTCTTTAATAATTTGAATTCCTTCCGGCACGAGGGAAGTTTTGAGGGCTGGATAAGAAGAATAATGGTTCGAGAGGCAATTACCTATCTGCGGAAAAATCAGTTTGTAGTTTACGATTCTGAGAAAATGGAAACGCATACTGAATCAGTTCTTTATAACGAATCTCAATTGCAGGTAGAAGAGGTTCAGAAGCTGATTGACTCCCTGCCAGATGGCTATAAGACGGTGTTTGTCTTGTATGCTGTGGAAGGCTTTAAGCATAGGGAAATTGCTGAACTTTTGCAGATTTCCGAAAGTACATCAAAATCGCAGTTATTTAAAGCCAGACAATTTTTACAACAGCGAATCAGCAGTTTGGAAATCAGGAAGAAGACACAATCGTAATTAAAAAATCATGGGAAAGCATCGCTTAGACGAAAAAATACGGAACGTACTGCAAGAACGCAGTATAAATCCTTCCGAAGACTCATGGTCTCGTATTGAAGAGCAATTGGGATCAGCTCCTGTAACCAAAGGAAGTAACTTTTGGAAGTATGGAATTGCTGCAGGATTTACAGGTGTACTATTTATATCCGTAATTCTGCTTTCTACACAAGTTGATGTGGTACTTCCTGCAAATGAGGTAGTGAATTCAGGAAATGATTCAGAAGAGAAGACCCCGACAATAACGCAAGAAAATTCGATTGAAATTCAGTCGGAAATTGCGGTTCAACCCAAATCAAAGACCCAACCCGTGATCAATTCAAGGGAGCAAGCGGAAGGGAAGTTTGAAGTTGCTGAGCTGGTTCAAGAAGATCAGGAAGAGACCCAGCGCAATGTGGCAAAAGAGATCTTACAATTGGAAAAATTAGATATCAATATAGCCGAGGTTGTGGCACAAGTAGAGGTTTTAGAAGGACAGGGAGTGGTTTCTGATGAAGTGATAGATTCCCTGCTGATGCAAGCACAGGCGGAAATACTTAAGGGGCAAGCTGCCCAGGCAATGAATAAGGTAGATGCACTTGCACTCTTGGCTGATGTTGAAGAAGAGGTCAATCAATCTCTGAGAGATCAGTTGTTTGAAAAACTTAAAGACGGTTATTTGAAAGTGCGGACAGCCATTGCCTACAGAAACGAATAATTACTAACTAAATATCGAGTTTTTTTCCTCATTCAGGCGGGTGAGGGCAGGAAGAGTTTATTCATCAATCAATTAAAATTTAAAATCATGCTAACAATTACAAGAGTAACCCTGACATTTATTTTTCTACTTCTGGTCCAGGGTTTATTTGCCCAGGAAGAAGTACAACGGAAAATCGATTCGCTTCAGCAACGAAAAGAACAGATTAGTTTGCAGGAGAAGGAAGCGCTAAAGAAAGAAGTGGAAGCGATAATGATGAGGCAAAAGGACGGGGAGATATCTGCGGAAGAGGCCCAAAAACTAAAAGAAGAAGCTGCACGTAAAAGAGCACTTAATATCGAGAATAAATTGGCTATTCTGGATAATACCATCGCTCTGATGCAGCGTAATGGCGGGGTGGTTAACGTTGAACAGGACAGCAGCCATTACGTGACGAAGATTGAAATTGGCTGGGGGCACAGGGACACAGACCACAGCCGGATTTTTGGTGTTCGATATTCTGATCGAAAGGAGCCTAAACCCGTGGTTTATGATAGGAGGACCTATTCTGATATGGTGTTAGCCTTTGGAATCAATAATGCGATTATTGACGGTCAGTCCTTGGGAGATTCTCCTTACGAACTTGGGGGAAGTCGATTTTTTGAACTTGGGGTTTCATGGCGAACAAGAGTCTTTAAGAACTCAAATTTTATGCGGATAAATTACGGTTTATCTCTCCAATTCAACGGCCTGCAACCAAAAGACAATCAATACTTTGTAGCAGATGGCCCGGAGACTACCCTGGAGACCTTTGACGTGGATTTGCGGAAGGCCAAACTCAGGATGGACAACCTGGTTGTTCCGGTTTATTTTGAATTCGGACCTTCTAAATTCACAAAGACTGATACCAGGATAAGGTACTCCATCAGAAATCAATTCCGCATTGGATTTGGAGGCTATACAGGTTTTAATATCGGTACACGCCAAAAACTCAAGTACGATCGCAATGGGGAGCGAGTAAAGGACAAATTAAAGCGGGGTTATAATACCAGTGACTTTATCTACGGAATAGGAGCGTATGTGGGCATAGACGGCGTATTATTGTATACGAAATACGACCTTAATCCTATATTTCAGGATGCCAGTATACGTCAAAGGAATATTTCCTTCGGACTTCGATTTGATATGGATTGATACTACAGGCCGATCTCTTTTAGAGATTCTCAACAGCTACCATTAACTTTATAAAACAGGGATTTGTTTTTTTAACAGTCCCTGTTTGTGTATTTTTATCCTTCTCTAATAGTTTACTTTTGATTTCAAAATCGACCATTGACCAGGTTTACGAAACCGCCCGAGTAGAGGAGGTTATCGGTGATTTTGTCAGCCTTAAAAAATCGGGTTCCAACTTTAAAGGACTGAGTCCTTTCACCGATGAAAGGACACCCAGTTTTATGGTGTCTCCGGTAAAACAGATCTGGAAAGACTTTAGTAGTGGAAAAGGGGGTAATGTGGTAGCCTTCCTGATGGAACACGAGCACTTCACTTATCCCGAAGCCATTAAATACCTGGCAAAAAAATATCAGATTGAAATTGAGGAAACTGAGCAAACTGATGAGCAGAAAGAACAGGCCAATGAGCGCGAGAGCTTATATCTGGTTTCTGAATTTGCGCAAAAATACTACCAGGATGTATTATGGAAAACCGAGCCAGGGAAAGCGGTAGGACTCAGTTATTTCAAAGAACGCGGATTTACCGAAGAGACCATTCGCCAATTTGGATTAGGCTATGGTTTGGACGAATGGGACGCTTTTACAAATCACGCTCTGGAAAAGGGATATCAACTCGATTATCTGGAAAAGACCGGATTGACCATCGTAAAGGATGATTCCAGAGATCCCGGACTCAAAAGAAAATTTGACAGGTTCAAAGGAAGAGTACTCTTTCCTATCCACTCCTTAAGCGGAAGGGTTCTTGGCTTTGGTGGCCGAATCCTCAGTAATGATAAGAAGGCCGCTAAATACCTCAATTCTCCGGAAAGCGAGATCTATTACAAGAGCAAGGTCCTCTATGGTATTTATTACGCGAAGCAGGCCATTGCGAAAGAAGATAATTGCTACCTGGTAGAGGGATATACGGATGTGATTCAGATGTACCAGCGAGGGATTCACAATGTGGTAGCATCCAGCGGCACGGCCCTGACGCCCGATCAGATACGCATCATCAATCGATTAACCAGAAATATTACGGTCCTGTTTGACGGTGACGCGGCAGGCGTAAGGGCTTCACTTAGGGGTGTGGATCTGATACTGGAACAAGGGATGAATGTGCGAATCTGTACCTTCCCAGAGGGAGATGATCCGGATAGCTTTGCAAAGAATAATTCTCTTGAAGATGTCCTTGACTACCTTAAAGAAAATTCCAAAGACTTTATACAATTTAAAACCTCCCTTCTCGCAGAAGAAGCTGCTAACGACCCTATTAAAAAAGCAGATACCATTCGCGAAATCGTAGGCAGTATTGCCAAGATTCCGGACCGTATCAAACGTGAGATTTACGTGCAGCAATGTGCGGCAATGATGAATATTTCCGAAGAGGTGCTCTTCAATACTCTTGCCCAGATCAGCAGAAAGGAGAACAACGATGCCAGAAAACAGGAAAGGCAGGAACAAAAAGCTTTTGAAGTTATCAGGGATCAGCCGAGAGAGGCAAAGGTTGACGTACAATTTGAGCTGGAGCGAAAAATAATTGAGATTTTATTGCTTTACGGGAAAGAAGAACAACAATTTGAGGATCTTGTTTTAAAAGAAAATGAAGAAGGAGAATTGGTCCTGGAGCCCGAAAACGTGGATGCCAAGGTTTACGAAAAGATTTACCTAGACCTGCAGGAGGATGAGATCGAATTGACACACGATCAGTTTAAAATCATCTATTACAAGCTCATGGAATACCTCAATGAAAAAGAAGATTTTCAACTCTCGTCTTTTCTAAATGAGTTAGATCAGGAATTAGTAAATAACATTTCCTCCATCCTAATGGAAGAAGAAAAGTACAGCCTTCATAACTGGGAACGCAAAGATATTTATCCTAAGGAAAAGACGAAGTCGATCGCTCAACTCGTTAGCGAAACCATACTTACCCTGAGGTGTTACCTCATAAAAAAGCGGATTTACAGCCTGCAGCAAGATACTGAGGAGGAATCGGAGGATAACAAGGAAGTTTTGGAAGAAATTGTCAATTACTTGCAGCTCAATAAATTACTCAATAATAAATTGAATAGAGTCCTGTCTTAGAGGCCTTATTTGGCGATGGGGCAATTATTAAAGGGCATTAAAAAACCCCCTTGTAGAGAAGGTGGTTATTTGTAGTTTAATACAATTCCAGTGCTTTTGCCTGTTGTAGCAGATCAACGAGATTGTCAACGTTGAGTTTTTTCATCAAACGCGATTTGTAGGTGCTCACCGTCTTTTCATTGAGGTTTAATCCCTCTGCGACATCCTTATTGCGTTTGCCACTGGCGAGGAGCTTTAATACTTCAACCTCCCGGGTAGACAATTTCCTGAAGAATCGGCGCTGTTTTTGCGTTCCTTCATCAAATGCCAGGCGCTGAGCGAGTTCGTTGGTGATGAACATTTTTCCATCGCCTACCTTTTTAACGGCGGTAATGATATAGTCTAAATCTGAGGTTTTTGAAAGATATCCAAAGGCACCTGCCCTGATGGTGCTTAAGGCGTATACGTCTTCCGACTGCCCGCTATAGATGAGTACCTTTACATCAGGATACTCTTTTTTCATTTTCCTCAAAGTAGCAATACCATTGATTTCCGGGATGTCCATTTCTAACAGGACGACATCCGGTTTGACCTTTTCTAAGGCGTTAAAAAGTTCAGTAGTGGTAGAAACGTCACCTAAAACTTTAAAATCTGAAACAGTATTAAGGACTTCTTTAATTCCCAGTCGGACAATAGGATGATTATCCGCGATTAAAATGTTGATCATTGTTGATTTTTTCTGAATACTATACGTAGGTCTTACGTATAACCCTAGCATGCAATGTAAGGTTTTAATATCAAATATTTAAGGTAAAACTGTAATAATTTTATGGTTTTTCTACAGTTTACCGTCAACAATTCGTCTTAATTACCTGATTCTTAGGTGATCGGTCGTTTAAGTGTCTCAGGAATCTCACAAACAGGTATAGGAATCATCTTATGTTTGTTGGCAGAATTATACTTCTTGTATATCTTAAATACTTCGGCTTCTCGATTTTTGAAGTCCTCCGCACGCTTTCCTTCTTCGTCCATTTTCATGGCCCACTCTAATTCTGGATATGAAGCCCCGATTTGATCTTCGTCTGTTCTATCGTCACCCCATAGTCCATCCGTGGGTGGAGCCATTAGGATGTCTTTGTGAACCCCCATAAAGGATCCCAATTCATATACTTCAGTTTTTAAAAGGTCGGCAATTGGGCTCAGGTCTACGCCGCCATCCCCGTATTTAGTATAAAATCCAATCCCGAAATCTTCTACTTTATTTCCAGTTCCTGCCACCAGATAACCCAGAAGGGCTGCAAAGTAATACAAGGTGGTCATGCGCAATCTGGCACGGGTATTGGCAAGCGACATAAAACGCTCTTCTTCATCATCTACCTTGGGCAGGGCATCCACCAGTTGATCAAAAACAGGAGTGAGGTTTACCGGTTGTCTGCTGACATTGGGATATTTTTTTATTAGCCAATCGATGTGTTGGTCGGCTCTGCTTACCTGACTCTCGCCTTGGTGGATTGGCATTTCAATACACAATACTTTTAAGCCGGTACGGGCACAAAGAGTAGAGGTGACGGCGGAATCTATTCCTCCCGAAACGCCAACCACAAATCCTCTCATTCCGGCATTTTGGGTGTACTCCTTTAACCATTCTACAATATAATCCACAACTTTGGCAGTTTGCATAGTGCGTTTTTTTTAAATTGAAATACTTTAACTTTGGCCCCGTAAAAATACTCTCTGTCAACTGAATATTAAAATAGATAAGGCTTTACTTTTTATGCAAAAGACAAGATCATGGATTTTGGTCATTCTAATACTTTTATCGGCTTGTAAAGAGGATAAAGAAATTCCCCAAGAAATTCTGGATCAGCCGGTATCCCTGGAAGTACTGAGATTTGACAAGGAGTTTGCTGAGGCCACTCAGGAATCACTGCCTCAAATTAAGTTGAAGTACCCTTATTTTTTTCCTCCCCAATATTCAGATAGTGTCTGGACCGCAAAATTGCAAGACAGCATACAGATGGAATTGAGGCAGGCTGTAGACAGTGCATTTTCAGATTTTGAGAATCAGGAGAAAGAACTAACACTGCTTTTTAAGCACCTCACTTATTATTTTCCCGACTATCAGGTTCCTACCTTAATTACTCTCACAACGGATGTAGATTACGAAAATCGGATAATCGTTACAGACAGCCTTCTTCTCATCGGGTTAGACAATTATCTTGGACCGGATCACAGATTTTATGCTGGCATTGACCGGTATATCTCCAAAGGCTTGGACAAGGAATACATCGAGAGCGATATAGTAAGTGCGTTGTCAAAAAAGATTATACCCTATCCCGTAAATCGGAGCTTTTTAGATCAAATGGTATATTACGGGAAGGAACTCTACCTGAAGGACCTTCTCCTGTCATGGCAGACTGATGGCCAAAAGATTGGGTATAATGAAGATGAAATGGCCTGGGCAAGGGCCAATGAGGAACAAATCTGGCGATATTTTATTGAACGCGAATTGCTCTTTAGTACAGACGCCAAATTGGGTCCGCGGTTTTTGGATCCCGCACCCTTTTCCAAATTTAGGCTGGAGCTCGATAATGAGTCCCCCGGTCGTCTGGGCAGGTATGTAGGATGGCAGATTGTAAGAGCATTTATGGATAGAACAAATACCCCGGTTGCCGAATTATGGACGTTGCCGGGAGAAACTATTTTCAAAGAATCGAATTATAAACCTCAGAAGTAAGATCATGGCAAAAGAAGAGTCTTCAGAAATAAAATTGAGGATTACCCTCGATGAGAACCGGATTCCGGTAAAATTAAACTGGTCTGCAGAAGACGGAGGAATTGTAGATGAAGAAGCCAAGGCGATGCTGCTTTCAGTCTGGGACAGCAAAAATAAGGAGTCGCTTAAAATTGATCTGTGGACCAAGGATATGCCTCTGGATGAAATGAAAATCTTTTTTCACCAAACCTTAATATCGCTTTCGGATACGTTTATGAAAGCTACTCAGGACGAAAAAATGACGGCCACCATGAAAGACTTTTGCGCCTATTTTGCAGAAAAACTCGAATTAGAAGCATGAGAATAATTTTCCGCTCCTAATTAGACATGGGTATTTCCATTAGTAAAATTTGACCGGCCTCCATCATTTCAAATTCAAGGGTATTCACCTGCCACACCCCCAGTCCATCGCGCCGGTTTAATTCCTCTCCGGCAACCCTGCATTTGCCTTCCAGAAGAAATATGTACAAGCCATTAGACTTTTTTCGCATGCCGTAACTAATGGTTTCACCTTTGTCAAAATCGCCTAAATGGAACCAGGCGTCCTGATGAATCCATACCCCGATGTCTTTAGGATCAGGAGAAATAATCTGGTGAAAGGTATTCTTTAAGGAAGTTTGGTCCAGGGTAATTTGATCATATCTCGGACTCACATTCACTTTATTGGGAAGTACCCAGATCTGTAGAAATTTCACTTTTTTATCCCGGTTCTTATTGCGTTCGCTATGGTTTACTCCTGTACCCGCACTCATAACCTGCACATCGCCTTCTTTGATAACGGCCACGTTGCCCATGCTGTCTTTGTGTTCAAGTTCTCCTTCCAGAGGGATAGAAATGATTTCCATGTTCTGATGTGGATGTGTCCCGAACCCCATTCCGCCAGCTACTTCATCATCGTTCAACACCCGGAGTACGCCAAAATTCATCCGGGAAGGATCGTGATAACCTGCAAAACTAAAGGTATGGTGGCTGCGGAGCCAACCGTGATCGGCAAAACCCCGCGTAGATGCTTTGTGAAGTATTTTCTTCATAATAATTTGTGTGATTCTTTTGCCATCTTTGTCGTAAGGAATTCAGAAATCTTTCGTCTGTAAAGACCTAAATTGTCCTAGTAATAAATTTATAAAAACTGAAGCAGGTGCCCAGAGATCCCATTAAGAAATTGCTATTTGTTTACAATGCAGATTCAGGATTGATGAACGAGCTGTTCGATGCTGCTCACAAAGTACTGAATCCAGCAACTTATCAGTGTAGATTATGCGAGCTGACCTTCGGAAATTTCCGTGAAAAGGCGACCTGGAAAAAATTCCGAAAGAAGAGTGATATTTCTATGGAATTCCTTCATAAGGATGAGTTTTTGGCTCAGTATTCTTCCAAATTCATGCCCAAATACAGCTTTCCCATCGTACTCGAAATCACGGATCACAACTTGGAGCAGTTCTTGGGAACGAAAGAAATTAACGAACTTCAGTCAACGGAAGAATTAATCGGGGAGATAAACCAAAGACTAGCGTAACGAGGATTTCCGACCATTATTGAGCACAAATTTTAACCTTTGTGCTGATGCTTGTGAAAGTCGGTATTGATTTGGTCAATATATTCCAGAATTTCTTCCCTTCCTTGTGCTTTCAGGGAGGAGGTAACAAAATGCCGGGGTGCTTCTTCCCACAGGTCTTTTGTCATCGTATTGAGATATTCGTTAACCTGCCTTTTAATCACCATGGGTTTTATTTTATCTGCCTTGGTAAACACAATTGAAAAAGGGATTTGATTTTCGCCCAGCCAGGCCATAAACTGGAGGTCTATGGGTTGTGGTTCATGGCGGATGTCGATCAGGACAAAGGCGCTGAGTAGTTGAGTCCGCTTTAAAAAATACTCAGTGATATACTTCTGAAAGGTCTTTTTTTCTTTTTTGGATACCCGGGCATAACCATATCCGGGTAGATCCACCAAAAACCAGTTCTTGTTTATTTTAAAGTGATTGATCAGTTGCGTTTTACCGGGCCTTCCTGAGGTTTTGGCCAGAGACTTACGTTCGGTAAGCATGTTGATCAGCGAACTCTTTCCCACATTAGATCTGCCGATAAAGGCGTATTCAGGCAGATGGTCAGAGGGGCATTGGGCAACACTGGAATTGCTCATGACAAAGTCGGCCGACTTTATTTTCATGATTATCCGGTTTTAGAGTTTACTTTCCTCAAGCCATTTGGCCAGAATTTCATTGAATTCGTTGGGATGTTCCATCATGGGAGCGTGTCCGCATTTCTTAATCCAGAACAAATCAGAATTGGGAAGCAGTTCGTGAAATTCCTTGGCTACTTTTGGAGGGGTAACCGAATCATTCTCACCCCAGATAATACAGGTGGGCGTCAGCATATGAGGCAAATCTTTTGACATATTATGCCTTATTGCGCTCTTGGCGATGGCTAGTGTTTTTACGAGTTTCATTCGGTCATTAACCGTAGCAAAAACTTCATCCACGATTTCCTTGGTCGCAACCGCAGGATCATAGAATACATCCTGTGCTTTTTTCTTGATGAATTCATAATCTCCTCTTTTGGGATATCCATCACCCATAGCACTTTCATATAGCCCAGAACTACCTGTAATTACTAAGGCTTTGACCATTTCAGGGTATAGTTTGGTATGTAGTAATCCAATATGACCACCCAGTGAATTTCCGAGTAGGATAACGTCT
This DNA window, taken from Muriicola soli, encodes the following:
- a CDS encoding polyprenyl synthetase family protein — translated: MKIVSQIKEPVSGEMELFEQKFFDSMSSKVALLNRITYYIVNRKGKQMRPMFVFLTAKMVNNGEVNERTYRGASVIELIHTASLVHDDVVDESYKRRGFFSINALWKNKIAVLVGDYLLSKGMLLSVEHGDFDLLRIISVAIREISEGELLQLEKARRLDIDEAVYYDIIRQKTATLIAACCSLGACSVKPDSPHVETFRKFGELCGMAFQIKDDLFDYGETKIGKPTGIDIKEQKMTLPLIYALNNSTEKEKRWLINSVKNHNKDKRRVKEVIEFVKDKGGLEYAESKMHAYQEEALQLLDAYPNSPYKEALQLMVNYVVDRKK
- a CDS encoding RNA polymerase sigma factor — protein: MKIISLYENEKATLRKAVRGNRNAQRMIYEKYSPKMLSVCRQYIKDLHFAEDVMIGGFVKVFNNLNSFRHEGSFEGWIRRIMVREAITYLRKNQFVVYDSEKMETHTESVLYNESQLQVEEVQKLIDSLPDGYKTVFVLYAVEGFKHREIAELLQISESTSKSQLFKARQFLQQRISSLEIRKKTQS
- the dnaG gene encoding DNA primase; the encoded protein is MISKSTIDQVYETARVEEVIGDFVSLKKSGSNFKGLSPFTDERTPSFMVSPVKQIWKDFSSGKGGNVVAFLMEHEHFTYPEAIKYLAKKYQIEIEETEQTDEQKEQANERESLYLVSEFAQKYYQDVLWKTEPGKAVGLSYFKERGFTEETIRQFGLGYGLDEWDAFTNHALEKGYQLDYLEKTGLTIVKDDSRDPGLKRKFDRFKGRVLFPIHSLSGRVLGFGGRILSNDKKAAKYLNSPESEIYYKSKVLYGIYYAKQAIAKEDNCYLVEGYTDVIQMYQRGIHNVVASSGTALTPDQIRIINRLTRNITVLFDGDAAGVRASLRGVDLILEQGMNVRICTFPEGDDPDSFAKNNSLEDVLDYLKENSKDFIQFKTSLLAEEAANDPIKKADTIREIVGSIAKIPDRIKREIYVQQCAAMMNISEEVLFNTLAQISRKENNDARKQERQEQKAFEVIRDQPREAKVDVQFELERKIIEILLLYGKEEQQFEDLVLKENEEGELVLEPENVDAKVYEKIYLDLQEDEIELTHDQFKIIYYKLMEYLNEKEDFQLSSFLNELDQELVNNISSILMEEEKYSLHNWERKDIYPKEKTKSIAQLVSETILTLRCYLIKKRIYSLQQDTEEESEDNKEVLEEIVNYLQLNKLLNNKLNRVLS
- a CDS encoding response regulator, with protein sequence MINILIADNHPIVRLGIKEVLNTVSDFKVLGDVSTTTELFNALEKVKPDVVLLEMDIPEINGIATLRKMKKEYPDVKVLIYSGQSEDVYALSTIRAGAFGYLSKTSDLDYIITAVKKVGDGKMFITNELAQRLAFDEGTQKQRRFFRKLSTREVEVLKLLASGKRNKDVAEGLNLNEKTVSTYKSRLMKKLNVDNLVDLLQQAKALELY
- the nadE gene encoding NAD(+) synthase encodes the protein MQTAKVVDYIVEWLKEYTQNAGMRGFVVGVSGGIDSAVTSTLCARTGLKVLCIEMPIHQGESQVSRADQHIDWLIKKYPNVSRQPVNLTPVFDQLVDALPKVDDEEERFMSLANTRARLRMTTLYYFAALLGYLVAGTGNKVEDFGIGFYTKYGDGGVDLSPIADLLKTEVYELGSFMGVHKDILMAPPTDGLWGDDRTDEDQIGASYPELEWAMKMDEEGKRAEDFKNREAEVFKIYKKYNSANKHKMIPIPVCEIPETLKRPIT
- the gldB gene encoding gliding motility lipoprotein GldB, yielding MQKTRSWILVILILLSACKEDKEIPQEILDQPVSLEVLRFDKEFAEATQESLPQIKLKYPYFFPPQYSDSVWTAKLQDSIQMELRQAVDSAFSDFENQEKELTLLFKHLTYYFPDYQVPTLITLTTDVDYENRIIVTDSLLLIGLDNYLGPDHRFYAGIDRYISKGLDKEYIESDIVSALSKKIIPYPVNRSFLDQMVYYGKELYLKDLLLSWQTDGQKIGYNEDEMAWARANEEQIWRYFIERELLFSTDAKLGPRFLDPAPFSKFRLELDNESPGRLGRYVGWQIVRAFMDRTNTPVAELWTLPGETIFKESNYKPQK
- the gldC gene encoding gliding motility protein GldC, which codes for MAKEESSEIKLRITLDENRIPVKLNWSAEDGGIVDEEAKAMLLSVWDSKNKESLKIDLWTKDMPLDEMKIFFHQTLISLSDTFMKATQDEKMTATMKDFCAYFAEKLELEA
- a CDS encoding pirin family protein, whose protein sequence is MKKILHKASTRGFADHGWLRSHHTFSFAGYHDPSRMNFGVLRVLNDDEVAGGMGFGTHPHQNMEIISIPLEGELEHKDSMGNVAVIKEGDVQVMSAGTGVNHSERNKNRDKKVKFLQIWVLPNKVNVSPRYDQITLDQTSLKNTFHQIISPDPKDIGVWIHQDAWFHLGDFDKGETISYGMRKKSNGLYIFLLEGKCRVAGEELNRRDGLGVWQVNTLEFEMMEAGQILLMEIPMSN
- a CDS encoding GTPase — encoded protein: MPRDPIKKLLFVYNADSGLMNELFDAAHKVLNPATYQCRLCELTFGNFREKATWKKFRKKSDISMEFLHKDEFLAQYSSKFMPKYSFPIVLEITDHNLEQFLGTKEINELQSTEELIGEINQRLA
- the yihA gene encoding ribosome biogenesis GTP-binding protein YihA/YsxC is translated as MKIKSADFVMSNSSVAQCPSDHLPEYAFIGRSNVGKSSLINMLTERKSLAKTSGRPGKTQLINHFKINKNWFLVDLPGYGYARVSKKEKKTFQKYITEYFLKRTQLLSAFVLIDIRHEPQPIDLQFMAWLGENQIPFSIVFTKADKIKPMVIKRQVNEYLNTMTKDLWEEAPRHFVTSSLKAQGREEILEYIDQINTDFHKHQHKG
- a CDS encoding alpha/beta fold hydrolase encodes the protein MENSIKTDGKYRYIEVGEGTPMIILHGLMGGLSNFEGVTNYFPEKGYKVLVPELPIYSMPMLKTNVKNFAKYLEQFIEYKGLKDVILLGNSLGGHIGLLHTKLYPEMVKALVITGSSGLYESAMGDGYPKRGDYEFIKKKAQDVFYDPAVATKEIVDEVFATVNDRMKLVKTLAIAKSAIRHNMSKDLPHMLTPTCIIWGENDSVTPPKVAKEFHELLPNSDLFWIKKCGHAPMMEHPNEFNEILAKWLEESKL